From one Micromonospora siamensis genomic stretch:
- a CDS encoding CDP-alcohol phosphatidyltransferase family protein, with translation MRTVRNGPLAGLVCQVALLAALAATVGLGVAGCLVGFAHGVAQYALLRHGLRRSGAVGLRPADRVTLTRAVLVGGVTALVADSVTSPTPVAVLAALTAVALALDWLDGQVARRTGTTSAFGARFDMEVDAFLILVLSAYVAPAVGGWALAVGAMRYAFVAASRPLPWLHGTLPPRWWRKVVAAVQGVALAVVAAGLLPAALSVALVAVALALLVESFGRDVWWLWRHRPAAARQAGARSAAAAGTPPAIGHPRGEPVGVLPHPAQARPAARQAA, from the coding sequence GTGCGCACGGTTCGAAACGGTCCGCTCGCCGGGTTGGTCTGTCAGGTCGCCCTGCTGGCGGCGCTCGCCGCCACGGTCGGCCTCGGCGTCGCCGGCTGCCTGGTCGGGTTCGCCCACGGGGTGGCGCAGTACGCGCTGCTGCGGCACGGGCTACGCCGCTCGGGCGCGGTGGGCCTGCGCCCCGCCGACCGGGTGACGCTGACCCGGGCGGTCCTCGTCGGCGGGGTGACCGCGCTGGTCGCCGACTCCGTCACCAGCCCCACCCCGGTGGCCGTGCTGGCGGCGCTGACGGCGGTGGCGCTCGCGCTGGACTGGCTCGACGGACAGGTGGCCCGGCGCACCGGCACGACCAGCGCGTTCGGGGCGCGGTTCGACATGGAGGTCGACGCCTTCCTGATCCTGGTGCTCAGCGCGTACGTCGCGCCGGCGGTCGGCGGTTGGGCGCTGGCCGTCGGCGCCATGCGGTACGCCTTCGTCGCGGCGAGCCGGCCGCTGCCCTGGCTGCACGGCACGCTGCCGCCCCGGTGGTGGCGCAAGGTGGTGGCCGCCGTGCAGGGGGTCGCGCTGGCGGTGGTGGCCGCCGGGCTGCTGCCCGCGGCCCTGTCGGTGGCGCTGGTCGCGGTGGCGCTGGCGCTGCTGGTCGAGTCGTTCGGCCGGGACGTGTGGTGGCTGTGGCGGCACCGCCCGGCCGCCGCCCGGCAGGCCGGTGCGCGGAGCGCCGCGGCGGCCGGTACGCCGCCCGCCATCGGTCACCCGCGCGGGGAACCGGTGGGCGTCCTTCCCCATCCGGCCCAGGCTCGGCCCGCCGCTCGCCAGGCGGCCTGA
- a CDS encoding sulfatase-like hydrolase/transferase, whose amino-acid sequence MRTDTTSRTPAAAEPADQPDGAAPQTDPGRRSRPAAVVATGLAALLVLAALAAPDRLGGLDASAFVRIPVEALLIAALLLALPWRAGRVVAASAGAALGLLAVLKLLDMGFFEARDRPFDLLQDWTMLDDGLSFLADSIGSVGAWAVAVLTVLLTAGLVVATARSVLRLGRSARRHRAATTRVVAALTVAWTLCALLGVRTAPGGPVADASASALVRDHVAQVRAGLRDRDTFATRIGVDAFADTPGDRLLGGLRGKDVVVSFVESYGRVAVEDPAISPGVTAVLDDGTRRLRAAGFTARSAYLTSPTAGGGSWLAHATLLSGLRVDNERRHTDLLASDRLTLNGAFRRAGWQTVGVLPAATQPWPEARFYTYDRYYDAARLAYRGPKFSYAPMPDQYTLATFQRLERGRPGHAPLMAEIPLVSSHTPWAPLPEPVGWDRAGDAGAYAGMPERGESPDAVWQDPARVRAAYGRSIRYSVGTLVSWLERYGDDDLVLVFLGDHQPAPIVTGPGASRDVPVTVVARDPAVLARIAGWGWQDGLRPGPDAPVWPMDSFRDRFLTAFAH is encoded by the coding sequence GTGCGGACCGACACGACATCCCGTACCCCCGCCGCAGCGGAACCGGCCGACCAGCCGGACGGCGCGGCACCGCAGACCGACCCAGGTCGGCGCTCGCGGCCGGCCGCCGTGGTCGCCACCGGGCTGGCGGCGCTGCTGGTGCTGGCGGCGCTCGCCGCGCCCGACCGGCTGGGCGGGCTCGACGCGAGCGCGTTCGTCCGGATCCCCGTCGAGGCGCTGCTGATCGCGGCGCTGCTGCTCGCCCTGCCCTGGCGGGCCGGCCGGGTGGTGGCGGCGTCGGCCGGCGCCGCGCTCGGCCTGCTGGCGGTGTTGAAGCTGCTCGACATGGGCTTCTTCGAGGCCCGGGACCGGCCGTTCGACCTGCTGCAGGACTGGACGATGCTGGACGACGGGCTGAGCTTCCTCGCCGACTCGATCGGGTCCGTGGGCGCCTGGGCCGTCGCCGTCCTCACGGTGCTGCTCACCGCCGGGCTGGTGGTGGCGACCGCCCGGTCGGTGCTGCGGCTGGGCCGGTCGGCCCGCCGGCACCGCGCCGCCACCACCCGGGTGGTGGCGGCGCTGACCGTCGCCTGGACGCTGTGCGCGCTGCTCGGGGTGCGGACCGCCCCGGGCGGACCGGTCGCCGACGCCAGCGCCAGCGCACTCGTGCGGGACCACGTCGCCCAGGTACGCGCGGGCCTGCGCGACCGGGACACCTTCGCCACCCGGATCGGCGTGGACGCCTTCGCCGACACCCCCGGCGACCGGCTGCTCGGCGGGCTGCGCGGCAAGGACGTGGTGGTCTCCTTCGTGGAGAGCTACGGGCGGGTGGCGGTCGAGGACCCGGCCATCTCCCCCGGCGTCACCGCGGTGCTCGACGACGGCACCCGGCGGCTGCGGGCGGCCGGCTTCACCGCGCGCAGCGCGTACCTCACCTCGCCGACGGCCGGCGGCGGCAGCTGGCTGGCCCACGCGACGCTGCTGTCCGGACTGCGGGTCGACAACGAGCGGCGGCACACCGACCTGCTGGCCAGCGACCGGCTCACCCTCAACGGGGCGTTCCGCCGGGCCGGCTGGCAGACCGTCGGGGTGCTGCCCGCCGCCACCCAGCCCTGGCCGGAGGCGCGTTTCTACACCTACGACCGCTACTACGACGCGGCGAGGCTGGCCTACCGGGGGCCGAAGTTCAGCTACGCGCCGATGCCCGACCAGTACACGCTGGCCACCTTCCAGCGCCTGGAGCGGGGCCGGCCCGGGCACGCCCCGCTGATGGCCGAGATCCCGCTGGTGTCCAGCCACACCCCGTGGGCGCCGCTGCCCGAACCGGTCGGCTGGGACCGGGCCGGTGACGCTGGGGCGTACGCCGGGATGCCGGAGCGCGGCGAGTCCCCCGACGCGGTCTGGCAGGACCCGGCCCGGGTACGCGCGGCGTACGGCCGGTCGATCCGGTACTCGGTCGGCACGCTGGTCTCGTGGCTGGAGCGCTACGGCGACGACGACCTGGTCCTGGTCTTCCTCGGCGACCACCAGCCCGCCCCGATCGTCACCGGCCCCGGGGCCAGCCGGGACGTGCCGGTGACCGTGGTGGCCCGGGACCCGGCGGTGCTGGCCCGGATCGCCGGTTGGGGCTGGCAGGACGGGCTGCGCCCGGGCCCGGACGCGCCGGTGTGGCCGATGGACTCCTTCCGGGACCGCTTCCTCACCGCCTTCGCCCACTGA
- a CDS encoding AfsR/SARP family transcriptional regulator, protein MVPTQRVPYTLRLLGGFALDRDGRSLPTPHSVRRLLALLAVHPQRARAEAAGLLWPDSGEERARANLRTTLWRAHRLAPVPLVTGEERLALSDAVSTDVATLAATADRLAHDAAGPVRAGDILGGELLPGWYDDWVLAERERLRHLRLSALEALAARLTTEGRVGEAIQVALTAVHLEPLRESATRALIVAHLAEHNYSEAVRRLAVFRATLDRELGVRPTAELEGLVRAEALLPG, encoded by the coding sequence ATGGTTCCGACGCAACGTGTCCCGTACACCCTGCGGTTGCTGGGCGGGTTCGCCCTCGACCGCGACGGCCGCTCACTGCCCACCCCGCACAGCGTCCGCCGACTGCTCGCCCTGCTCGCCGTCCACCCGCAACGTGCCCGGGCCGAGGCGGCCGGTCTGCTCTGGCCCGACTCCGGCGAGGAGCGCGCCCGGGCCAACCTGCGCACCACGCTGTGGCGGGCGCACCGGCTGGCCCCCGTGCCGCTGGTCACCGGCGAGGAGCGGCTCGCCCTCTCCGACGCCGTGAGCACCGATGTCGCGACGCTGGCGGCCACCGCCGACCGGCTCGCCCACGACGCCGCCGGACCGGTGCGCGCCGGCGACATCCTCGGCGGCGAACTGCTCCCCGGCTGGTACGACGACTGGGTGCTCGCCGAGCGGGAACGGCTGCGCCACCTGCGGCTGTCCGCCCTGGAGGCGCTGGCCGCCCGGTTGACCACCGAGGGCCGGGTCGGCGAGGCGATCCAGGTGGCGCTCACCGCCGTGCACCTGGAGCCGCTGCGGGAGAGCGCCACCCGGGCGCTGATCGTGGCGCACCTGGCCGAGCACAACTACAGCGAGGCGGTGCGCCGGTTGGCGGTGTTCCGCGCCACCCTGGACCGCGAACTCGGGGTGCGCCCCACCGCGGAGTTGGAAGGGCTGGTCCGCGCCGAGGCCCTCCTCCCCGGCTAG
- a CDS encoding zinc-dependent alcohol dehydrogenase has protein sequence MTRQARACWLRSPGVAELRPAPLPEPGEDEVLVRTRFTGVSRGTETLVFAGRVPPGQYAAMRAPFQEGDFPAPVKYGYLNVGVVEAGPERLRGRTVFCLYPHQSAYVVPVDAVTPVPDGVPARRAVLAGTVETAVNALWDAPPLVGDRVTVIGAGMVGCTVAALLARFPGVRVQLVDTDPARAQVAAALGVDFAAPERAAGGRDLVVHASASSAGLQRALDLLAPEGTVLELSWYGDRPVQVSLGGAFHSGRLTVRSSQVGTVAPARRASRSYADRLALALELLADPVFDVLLTGSSPFAELPDVLTRLTAGSLPALCHLITYDGE, from the coding sequence GTGACCCGACAGGCCCGCGCCTGCTGGCTGCGGTCGCCCGGTGTGGCGGAGCTCCGCCCGGCGCCGCTGCCCGAGCCCGGTGAAGACGAGGTGCTGGTCCGGACCCGGTTCACCGGGGTCAGTCGGGGCACCGAGACGCTGGTCTTCGCCGGCCGGGTCCCACCCGGCCAGTACGCGGCCATGCGCGCCCCCTTCCAGGAGGGCGACTTCCCGGCCCCGGTGAAGTACGGCTACCTCAACGTCGGGGTGGTCGAGGCCGGCCCGGAGCGGCTGCGCGGGCGGACCGTGTTCTGCCTCTACCCGCACCAGAGCGCCTACGTGGTGCCGGTCGACGCGGTGACCCCGGTGCCGGACGGGGTGCCGGCGCGGCGGGCGGTGCTGGCCGGCACCGTGGAGACGGCGGTGAACGCGCTCTGGGACGCCCCGCCGCTGGTCGGCGACCGGGTCACCGTGATCGGCGCCGGGATGGTCGGCTGCACGGTCGCCGCCCTGCTGGCCCGCTTCCCCGGGGTACGCGTGCAGCTGGTCGACACCGATCCCGCCCGGGCACAGGTCGCCGCCGCGCTCGGGGTGGACTTCGCCGCCCCGGAGCGGGCTGCCGGTGGGCGGGACCTGGTGGTGCACGCCAGCGCCAGCTCCGCCGGGCTGCAACGCGCCCTGGACCTGCTCGCGCCGGAGGGGACGGTGCTGGAGCTGAGCTGGTACGGCGACCGCCCGGTGCAGGTGTCGCTGGGCGGGGCGTTCCACTCCGGCCGGCTCACCGTGCGCAGCAGCCAGGTGGGCACGGTGGCGCCGGCCCGGCGGGCGTCCCGCTCGTACGCCGACCGGCTGGCGCTGGCCCTGGAGCTGCTCGCCGACCCGGTCTTCGACGTCCTGCTCACCGGCTCCTCGCCCTTCGCCGAGCTGCCCGACGTGCTCACCCGGCTCACCGCGGGCAGCCTGCCCGCGCTCTGCCACCTCATCACCTACGACGGAGAGTGA